A genomic region of Herbaspirillum sp. DW155 contains the following coding sequences:
- a CDS encoding DUF4118 domain-containing protein produces the protein MSLIRLKNAKSWRPQGFRPLYVSTFGFVAAFGLRYALAPFVEESLSMLFFAVNCIVMSYLFGYLYSLGLLAVSIPTAMFFFRKPYYTIDGLNDKDIFLILVYTVIVATASIIIEWLQRERYAAVLQQRVSETRYRLLIESDQARRAEYARQFENSARDGA, from the coding sequence AGGGCTTCCGGCCACTGTACGTCAGCACGTTCGGCTTCGTGGCGGCGTTCGGACTGCGCTATGCGCTAGCACCGTTTGTCGAAGAATCGCTGTCGATGCTGTTTTTCGCCGTCAATTGCATCGTGATGAGCTATCTCTTCGGCTATCTGTATTCCCTGGGCCTGCTGGCCGTGAGCATCCCCACGGCCATGTTCTTCTTCCGCAAGCCCTACTACACGATCGACGGATTGAATGACAAGGACATCTTCCTGATCCTGGTCTACACCGTCATCGTCGCCACTGCCTCGATCATCATCGAATGGCTGCAGCGCGAACGCTACGCGGCGGTGCTGCAGCAGCGCGTTTCGGAAACCCGCTATCGCCTGCTGATCGAATCCGACCAGGCGCGTCGCGCCGAATACGCCCGCCAGTTCGAAAACAGCGCCCGCGACGGCGCCTGA
- a CDS encoding response regulator: MSLTHHLPRILVIDADLDAIETARFALWRSQLPCQFEWFDDAELANASLLTQALCRSRDLPAMILLDPRSFSGTEGYELLRTLCVYQQLAHIPLVLFTAAPLSTDFAQEQDSRIWYAAKPARTADYMAMVTRCVQQRLHQPAVS, encoded by the coding sequence ATGTCCCTGACTCATCACCTGCCCCGCATCCTCGTCATCGACGCCGACCTGGACGCCATCGAAACTGCGCGCTTTGCGCTCTGGCGCAGCCAGTTGCCCTGCCAGTTCGAATGGTTCGATGATGCCGAGCTGGCCAATGCCTCCCTGCTCACGCAGGCGCTGTGCCGCAGCAGGGACCTGCCGGCCATGATCCTGCTGGACCCGCGCAGCTTCTCGGGCACGGAGGGCTATGAATTGCTGCGCACCCTGTGCGTCTACCAGCAACTGGCGCATATCCCACTGGTGCTCTTCACGGCGGCGCCCTTGTCCACCGATTTCGCGCAGGAGCAGGACAGCCGCATCTGGTATGCCGCCAAGCCCGCACGCACGGCCGATTACATGGCCATGGTCACGCGCTGCGTGCAGCAGCGCCTGCACCAGCCCGCCGTGTCCTGA
- a CDS encoding LysR family transcriptional regulator, protein MRELSLDRLRTLVAIADLGSFAAAARELHLAPPTVSLHISELEERIGAPLLLRQRSQVRPSGIGATLIARARQLLAAADQALEEVERQVQGLAGRVRLGASTGAIATLLPQVLERLGQRHPGIDVQIHILTSQETLSQLTEGRLDIGLVALPQSPVGGLTVKPWRRDPVMAFLPAAWKAPRWVTPAWLAAQPLILNAPETRLSRLTGEWFAGAGENPMPRIQLNFNDAIKSLVAAGYGATLLPHEATARASAVPLDPRIVMRPLRPALWRPLGIAHRATQLEPATRHVLEALWEIKPLKMARSRS, encoded by the coding sequence ATGCGTGAATTGAGCCTGGACCGCCTGCGCACCCTGGTCGCCATCGCCGACCTGGGTTCCTTTGCCGCCGCCGCCCGCGAGCTGCACCTGGCGCCCCCTACGGTAAGCCTGCACATCAGCGAGCTGGAAGAGCGTATCGGAGCGCCGCTGCTGTTGCGCCAGCGCAGCCAGGTGCGGCCCTCGGGTATCGGTGCCACCTTGATTGCACGCGCCCGGCAATTGCTGGCGGCTGCTGATCAGGCATTGGAAGAAGTGGAGCGTCAGGTACAGGGGCTGGCGGGGCGTGTGCGGCTGGGCGCCTCCACGGGCGCCATCGCGACCCTGCTGCCGCAAGTACTGGAGCGGCTGGGCCAGCGGCATCCGGGAATCGACGTACAGATCCACATCCTGACATCGCAGGAAACCTTGTCGCAACTGACTGAAGGGCGGCTCGACATCGGTCTGGTGGCGCTGCCGCAATCGCCAGTGGGCGGCTTGACCGTCAAGCCCTGGCGGCGCGATCCGGTGATGGCATTTCTGCCGGCGGCGTGGAAGGCGCCACGGTGGGTGACGCCCGCGTGGCTGGCGGCGCAGCCGCTGATCCTCAATGCACCGGAGACGCGGCTCTCGCGCCTGACCGGTGAATGGTTTGCCGGCGCCGGAGAAAACCCGATGCCGCGTATTCAGCTCAATTTCAACGATGCGATCAAGAGTCTGGTGGCGGCCGGTTATGGCGCGACGTTGTTGCCGCACGAAGCCACTGCGCGGGCCAGCGCGGTACCGCTGGATCCGCGCATCGTCATGCGGCCATTACGGCCGGCGCTGTGGCGGCCACTGGGTATTGCGCATCGCGCCACCCAACTGGAACCGGCCACGCGTCACGTACTGGAAGCGCTGTGGGAGATCAAGCCGTTGAAGATGGCGCGTTCGCGTTCGTAA
- the argC gene encoding N-acetyl-gamma-glutamyl-phosphate reductase has protein sequence MSTLPLIFIDGDQGTTGLQIHERLRGRNDLRILTLPAAERKDARRRAEALNSADIALLCLPDAAAREAVSLIENPGVRVIDASSAHRVTPGWVYGFPEMAAGQPQAIADALRVTNPGCYPTGAIALLRPLVQAGLVPADYPLTIHAVSGYSGGGRAQVEQYEGPAAAEAAPYVLYGLGLAHKHPPEMQRYAGLSQRPIFVPSYGAFRQGIVLSIALQTRLLPAHVTQESLRAALQAHYAGMRHVAVLDAQQSAATAQLDPTRHNDSNDMTLGVFGNAAEGHILLCAVFDNLGKGASGAAVQNLDLMLRAR, from the coding sequence GTGAGTACTCTTCCCCTGATCTTCATCGATGGCGACCAAGGCACCACCGGCCTGCAGATCCACGAACGCCTGCGCGGCCGCAACGATCTGCGCATCCTGACCCTGCCGGCTGCCGAGCGCAAGGATGCACGGCGCCGCGCCGAGGCCCTCAACAGCGCCGACATCGCCTTGCTGTGCCTGCCCGACGCCGCCGCGCGCGAGGCCGTCAGCCTGATCGAGAATCCCGGCGTGCGCGTGATCGACGCCAGCTCAGCCCATCGCGTCACGCCGGGCTGGGTGTATGGCTTCCCGGAGATGGCCGCTGGACAGCCGCAAGCCATTGCCGATGCGCTGCGGGTCACCAATCCCGGCTGCTACCCGACCGGTGCCATCGCCCTGCTGCGTCCGCTGGTGCAGGCCGGCCTGGTGCCGGCGGATTATCCGCTGACCATCCATGCGGTCTCCGGCTATTCCGGCGGCGGCCGTGCCCAGGTCGAACAGTACGAAGGCCCCGCTGCCGCCGAGGCCGCGCCCTACGTGCTGTACGGCCTGGGGCTGGCGCACAAGCATCCGCCCGAGATGCAACGCTACGCGGGCCTGTCGCAGCGGCCCATCTTCGTGCCCAGCTACGGTGCCTTCCGCCAGGGCATCGTCCTCTCCATTGCCTTGCAGACGCGCCTGCTGCCGGCGCACGTCACACAGGAGAGCCTGCGCGCCGCGCTGCAGGCGCACTACGCCGGGATGCGCCACGTCGCGGTGCTGGATGCCCAACAGAGCGCCGCAACCGCCCAGCTTGACCCGACCCGCCACAACGACAGCAATGACATGACGCTGGGCGTATTCGGCAACGCTGCCGAGGGCCACATTCTGCTGTGCGCGGTGTTCGACAATCTGGGCAAGGGAGCCTCCGGTGCCGCCGTGCAGAACCTGGACCTGATGTTGCGCGCCCGCTGA
- a CDS encoding TRAP transporter substrate-binding protein, translating to MTITRMRAALTACAFATLGLSATAALAQQTIVIKFSHVVANDTPKGKGAERFKELAEKATNGRVRVEVYPNSTLYKDKEELEALQLGSVQMLAPSLAKFGPLGAKEFEVFDLPYIFPNKMVLKRVTEGPVGQGLFQRLESRGIKGLAYWDNGMKVMTANRPLHKVSDFRALKMRIQSSKVLDEQFRALKANPQVLAFSEVYQAMQTGVVDGSENTPSNVYTQKMHEVQSNLTVSDHGYIGYAVIVNKKFWDALPADVRSQLEGAMKQATVYANQIAQKENDDALAAIKASGKTRVYTLSEEEKSEWRRSLLPVHKSMAPRVGQDLIDAIYKESEAAGVKMQ from the coding sequence ATGACCATTACCAGAATGCGGGCGGCACTGACCGCCTGCGCCTTTGCCACGCTGGGCCTGTCGGCCACGGCGGCGCTGGCCCAGCAGACCATCGTCATCAAGTTCAGCCACGTGGTGGCCAATGACACGCCCAAGGGCAAGGGCGCGGAACGTTTCAAGGAACTGGCCGAGAAGGCCACCAACGGCCGCGTCAGGGTCGAGGTCTATCCCAACAGCACGCTCTACAAGGACAAGGAAGAGCTGGAAGCGCTGCAGCTGGGCTCGGTGCAAATGCTGGCCCCGTCGCTGGCCAAGTTCGGGCCGCTGGGCGCCAAGGAATTCGAGGTCTTCGATCTGCCTTACATCTTCCCCAACAAGATGGTCTTGAAGCGCGTGACTGAAGGCCCGGTCGGGCAGGGCCTGTTTCAGCGACTGGAGAGCCGTGGCATCAAGGGCCTGGCCTACTGGGATAACGGCATGAAGGTGATGACGGCCAATCGTCCGCTGCACAAGGTATCGGACTTCCGGGCGCTGAAGATGCGCATCCAGTCCTCCAAGGTGCTCGATGAACAGTTCCGCGCACTCAAGGCCAATCCGCAGGTGCTGGCGTTCTCGGAGGTGTACCAGGCCATGCAGACCGGTGTGGTCGACGGCAGCGAGAACACGCCCTCCAATGTCTACACGCAGAAGATGCATGAGGTGCAGTCCAACCTGACCGTCTCTGACCACGGCTACATCGGCTATGCGGTGATCGTGAACAAGAAATTCTGGGATGCCCTGCCGGCGGACGTGCGCAGCCAGCTCGAGGGCGCCATGAAACAAGCCACGGTCTACGCCAACCAGATCGCCCAGAAGGAAAATGACGATGCCCTGGCGGCCATCAAGGCCAGCGGCAAGACCAGGGTCTATACGCTCAGCGAGGAAGAAAAATCCGAGTGGCGGCGCTCGCTGCTACCGGTGCACAAGAGCATGGCTCCGCGCGTGGGGCAGGATCTGATCGATGCGATTTATAAGGAAAGCGAGGCCGCAGGGGTGAAGATGCAGTGA